In Pseudomonas asiatica, the following are encoded in one genomic region:
- a CDS encoding amino acid ABC transporter ATP-binding protein, with protein sequence MISIKNVNKWYGDFQVLTDCSTEVKKGEVVVVCGPSGSGKSTLIKCVNALEPFQKGDIVVDGTSIADPKTNLPKLRSRVGMVFQHFELFPHLTITENLTIAQRKVLGRSEAEATKKGLALLDRVGLGAHAKKHPGQLSGGQQQRVAIARALSMDPIVMLFDEPTSALDPEMVNEVLDVMVELAHEGMTMMCVTHEMGFARKVANRVIFMDKGNIIEDCQKEDFFGNPSARHERTQHFLSKILQH encoded by the coding sequence ATGATTTCCATCAAGAACGTAAACAAGTGGTACGGGGACTTCCAGGTACTGACCGACTGCAGCACCGAGGTCAAGAAGGGTGAAGTGGTGGTGGTCTGCGGCCCGTCGGGCTCGGGCAAGTCCACCCTGATCAAGTGCGTCAACGCCCTGGAGCCGTTCCAGAAAGGTGACATCGTGGTCGACGGCACCTCCATCGCCGACCCCAAGACCAACCTGCCCAAGCTGCGTTCACGCGTTGGCATGGTGTTCCAGCACTTCGAGCTGTTCCCGCACCTGACCATCACCGAGAACCTGACCATTGCCCAGCGCAAGGTGCTTGGCCGTAGCGAAGCAGAAGCGACCAAGAAGGGCCTGGCCCTGCTCGACCGCGTCGGCCTCGGTGCCCACGCCAAGAAGCACCCCGGCCAGCTGTCCGGCGGCCAGCAGCAGCGCGTGGCCATCGCCCGCGCCCTGTCGATGGACCCGATCGTCATGCTGTTCGACGAACCGACCTCGGCCCTGGACCCGGAAATGGTCAACGAAGTACTGGACGTGATGGTCGAGCTGGCCCACGAAGGCATGACCATGATGTGCGTGACCCACGAAATGGGCTTCGCCCGCAAGGTGGCCAACCGCGTGATCTTCATGGACAAGGGCAACATCATCGAGGATTGCCAGAAGGAAGACTTCTTCGGCAACCCGAGTGCCCGCCACGAACGTACCCAGCACTTCCTCAGCAAGATCCTGCAACACTGA
- the aauS gene encoding two-component sensor histidine kinase AauS — translation MKCDPSLLLPAKPAVKSRLLRQLLLPPLIILLMVGLGMAGYLISESSGIRTLSENGERQLELHARTVESEISKYTYLPSLLELEDSVSHLLTDPDGGSRQTVNEYLEGLNRRSRSRAIFVLDTNGRVQATSNWRDADSFLGEDLSFRAYFQTAVRGEPGRFYGIGSTTGEAGYYLAHGLEEHGKIIGVAVIKVRLDTLEERWQRARLEAFVSDENGIIILSSDPARRLKSVRPLTPQIKERLARSLQYYWWPLNELQPLARETLADGVEKLTFPANSETAQGKAREMAYLAQTRRLVDTPWHFTLLTPLQDLRRESMVQGILVGVAFALLAILGIAWNERRKVIATRLAAREALQEANSQLERRITERTADLRASNERLKGQIRERRHAEQTLRHAQDELVQAGKLAAIGQMSTSIAHELNQPLAALRTLSGNTVRFLERGALETASTNLRTMNDLIDRMGRITASLRSFARRSDDSGQASLAKAVDATLQVLANRISACHLQLHNQFEDQQLAIDQTRLEQILVNLIGNALDAMAAQPLPQLWLEGELQGDKYRLQVRDNGHGIDAEARKHLFEPFFTTKPGEHGLGLGLTLSASLAAAAKGSLNVEHPASGGTAFVLALPLVSPPSESAEHP, via the coding sequence ATGAAATGCGATCCTTCGCTTCTTCTCCCTGCCAAGCCTGCCGTGAAATCCCGCCTGCTCCGCCAATTGCTGTTACCGCCACTGATCATTCTGCTGATGGTCGGCCTGGGAATGGCTGGCTACCTGATCAGCGAGAGCAGCGGCATCCGCACCCTCAGCGAAAACGGCGAGCGCCAGCTGGAGCTGCACGCGCGCACGGTCGAGAGCGAAATCAGCAAGTACACCTACCTGCCGAGCCTGCTGGAGCTGGAAGACAGCGTCTCGCATCTGCTCACCGACCCTGACGGCGGCTCGCGGCAGACCGTCAACGAATACCTCGAAGGCCTGAACCGGCGCAGCCGCAGCCGGGCCATCTTCGTCCTCGACACCAACGGCCGTGTCCAGGCTACCAGCAACTGGCGCGATGCCGACTCGTTCCTCGGCGAGGACCTGTCGTTCCGGGCCTACTTCCAGACTGCCGTGCGCGGCGAACCCGGGCGTTTCTACGGTATAGGCAGTACAACCGGCGAGGCCGGCTATTACCTGGCCCACGGCCTGGAGGAGCATGGCAAGATCATTGGCGTGGCGGTGATCAAAGTGCGCCTGGACACCCTCGAAGAGCGCTGGCAGCGTGCCCGCCTGGAGGCGTTCGTCAGCGACGAGAACGGCATCATCATCCTCTCCAGCGACCCTGCCCGGCGCCTGAAGTCGGTACGCCCGCTGACCCCGCAGATCAAGGAGCGCCTGGCTCGCAGCCTGCAGTACTACTGGTGGCCGCTGAACGAACTGCAGCCGCTGGCACGGGAGACCCTGGCCGATGGTGTAGAAAAGCTGACCTTCCCGGCCAACAGCGAAACCGCACAGGGCAAGGCCCGCGAAATGGCCTACCTGGCCCAGACCCGGCGCCTGGTCGACACGCCCTGGCATTTCACCCTGCTGACCCCGCTGCAGGACCTGCGCCGCGAATCCATGGTACAGGGCATCCTGGTGGGCGTGGCCTTCGCCTTGTTGGCGATCCTCGGCATCGCCTGGAACGAACGGCGCAAGGTCATCGCCACTCGCCTGGCAGCCCGCGAGGCCCTGCAGGAAGCCAACAGCCAGCTGGAGCGACGGATTACCGAACGCACGGCCGACCTGCGTGCCAGCAATGAACGCCTGAAGGGTCAGATTCGCGAGCGCCGGCATGCCGAGCAGACCCTGCGCCACGCACAGGACGAACTGGTACAGGCCGGCAAGCTGGCCGCCATCGGGCAGATGTCCACCAGCATTGCCCACGAACTGAACCAACCGCTGGCCGCGCTGCGTACGTTGTCCGGCAACACCGTGCGCTTCCTCGAACGCGGGGCGCTGGAAACCGCCAGCACCAACCTGCGTACCATGAACGACCTGATCGACCGCATGGGCCGAATCACCGCCAGCCTGCGCTCGTTCGCCCGACGCAGCGACGACAGTGGCCAGGCTTCGCTGGCCAAGGCGGTGGACGCTACCTTGCAGGTGCTGGCCAACCGCATCAGCGCCTGCCACCTGCAGTTGCACAATCAGTTCGAGGACCAGCAGCTTGCCATCGACCAGACCCGCCTGGAGCAGATCCTGGTCAACCTGATCGGCAACGCCCTGGATGCCATGGCCGCCCAACCGCTGCCGCAACTGTGGCTGGAGGGCGAGCTGCAGGGCGACAAGTACCGTTTGCAGGTGCGCGACAATGGCCACGGCATCGACGCCGAGGCGCGCAAGCACCTGTTCGAACCTTTCTTCACCACCAAGCCGGGCGAACACGGCCTGGGCCTGGGCCTGACCCTGTCGGCGAGCCTTGCCGCCGCCGCCAAGGGCAGCCTCAACGTCGAGCATCCCGCCAGCGGCGGTACGGCCTTCGTCCTGGCCCTGCCCCTGGTCTCACCCCCTAGCGAATCGGCAGAGCACCCATGA
- the aauR gene encoding two-component response regulator AauR, with protein MNQAPLTVLIVEDDPHVLLGCQQALALEDIACEGVGSAEQALERIGDDFAGIVVSDIRLPGIDGLELLNRLKARDRSLPVVLITGHGDIDMAVGAMRNGAYDFMEKPFSPERLVDVVRRALEQRGLSREVVALRRQLAEQSSLEGRIIGRSPAMEHLRELIANVADTSANVLIEGETGTGKELVARCLHDFSRRQGQPFVALNCGGLPENLFESEIFGHEANAFTGAGKRRIGKIEHANGGTLFLDEVESMPINLQIKLLRVLQERTLERLGSNQSIPVDCRVIAATKSDLDAMGQSGQFRSDLYYRLNVVTLELPPLRERREDILQLFEHFLQQSALRFDRETPALDSQTLSRLMAHDWPGNVRELRNVAERYALGLPAFKKGPSGGASQGLGFAEAVEAFERNLLSDALQRTGGNLSQASQELGMAKTTLFDKVKKYGLG; from the coding sequence ATGAACCAAGCGCCTCTTACCGTCCTGATCGTCGAAGACGACCCGCATGTGCTGCTCGGCTGCCAACAGGCGCTGGCCCTGGAAGACATCGCCTGTGAAGGTGTGGGCAGCGCCGAGCAGGCGCTGGAGCGCATCGGCGACGACTTCGCCGGCATCGTCGTCAGCGATATACGCCTGCCGGGCATCGATGGCCTGGAGCTGCTCAACCGCCTCAAGGCCCGCGACCGCAGCCTGCCGGTGGTACTGATCACCGGCCACGGCGATATCGACATGGCGGTGGGCGCCATGCGCAATGGCGCCTACGACTTCATGGAAAAACCCTTCTCCCCGGAGCGCCTGGTCGACGTGGTGCGCCGCGCCCTCGAACAGCGCGGGCTGTCGCGCGAAGTGGTGGCCCTGCGCCGCCAGTTGGCGGAGCAAAGCAGCCTGGAAGGGCGCATCATTGGCCGTTCGCCGGCCATGGAGCACCTGCGCGAGCTCATCGCCAACGTCGCCGATACCTCGGCCAACGTGCTGATCGAAGGCGAAACCGGTACCGGCAAGGAACTGGTCGCCCGCTGCCTGCACGACTTCAGCCGTCGTCAGGGCCAGCCGTTCGTGGCACTTAACTGTGGCGGCTTGCCGGAAAACCTGTTCGAAAGCGAGATTTTCGGCCACGAGGCCAACGCCTTCACCGGTGCCGGCAAACGCCGCATCGGCAAGATCGAACACGCCAACGGCGGCACGCTGTTCCTCGACGAAGTGGAGAGCATGCCGATCAACCTGCAGATCAAGCTGTTGCGCGTGCTGCAGGAGCGCACCCTGGAGCGGCTGGGCTCGAACCAGAGCATTCCGGTGGACTGCCGGGTGATCGCCGCCACCAAGTCTGACCTGGATGCCATGGGCCAGAGTGGCCAGTTCCGCAGCGACCTGTATTACCGGCTGAACGTGGTGACACTGGAGCTGCCGCCGCTGCGCGAGCGCCGCGAAGATATCCTGCAGCTGTTCGAACACTTCCTGCAGCAGTCGGCCCTGCGCTTCGACCGTGAAACACCTGCGCTGGACAGCCAGACCCTGTCGCGCCTGATGGCCCACGACTGGCCCGGCAACGTGCGTGAACTGCGCAACGTCGCCGAACGCTATGCCCTCGGCCTGCCTGCGTTCAAGAAAGGCCCCAGCGGTGGTGCCAGCCAAGGCTTGGGCTTTGCCGAGGCGGTGGAAGCGTTCGAGCGCAACCTGCTCAGCGATGCCCTGCAACGTACTGGTGGCAACCTGAGCCAGGCCAGCCAGGAGCTGGGCATGGCCAAGACCACGTTGTTCGACAAAGTGAAGAAATACGGCCTCGGCTGA
- a CDS encoding GlpM family protein produces MDLVFKAALGAGVVLLLAVLSKTRNYYIAGLVPLFPTFALIAHYIVGKGRSIADLKTTILFGMWSIIPYFVYLATLYVLVDRMRLEASLALATVAWLMAATVLVTLWVRMH; encoded by the coding sequence ATGGACCTGGTATTCAAAGCTGCCTTGGGTGCTGGTGTGGTACTGCTGCTGGCGGTGCTGTCGAAGACACGCAATTACTACATCGCCGGACTGGTGCCGCTGTTCCCCACCTTCGCCCTGATTGCCCACTACATTGTCGGCAAGGGGCGCAGCATTGCCGACCTGAAGACCACCATCCTGTTCGGCATGTGGTCGATCATTCCGTACTTCGTGTACCTGGCGACCTTGTATGTACTGGTCGACCGCATGCGCCTTGAGGCATCGCTGGCGCTGGCCACGGTGGCCTGGCTGATGGCTGCGACCGTGCTGGTGACCCTGTGGGTGCGGATGCACTGA
- a CDS encoding alpha/beta fold hydrolase yields the protein MRAFWLFLFFVFGVPASFAEQRCDAHVPVQRAELGAVSLVYQSVGAPRDPALLLVMGLGGQLIHWPDDVVEALCRQGFRVIRYDNRDVGLSRWNQLPPTANLTVELLRYKLGLSVAAPYTLTDMADDGLRLMDALGVRQFHVLGVSMGGMIAQHLAAMAPERVRSLTLVMSSSGAAGLPAPDPALVQLLARRSAPNREVAIEQQADLLAALGSPEVRDDRAALLQQAAVAYDRAFNPEGAKRQIMAILAEPSRVELLNQLRVPTLVVHGTADPLLPVMHGVHLAAHIRGSQLRLIPGLAHRFQEPFKAPLLGAVLPYLQAHRQDVTHIAGL from the coding sequence ATGCGGGCTTTTTGGCTTTTTCTTTTCTTTGTATTCGGCGTACCTGCAAGTTTCGCTGAACAGCGTTGTGACGCCCACGTGCCGGTGCAGCGTGCCGAGCTGGGCGCGGTCAGCCTTGTCTACCAGAGCGTCGGTGCGCCACGCGACCCGGCCTTGCTGCTGGTGATGGGCCTTGGAGGGCAGCTGATCCACTGGCCGGACGACGTGGTCGAAGCGTTGTGCCGCCAGGGCTTTCGGGTGATCCGCTATGACAACCGCGATGTCGGCCTGTCACGCTGGAACCAGTTGCCACCGACGGCCAACCTGACGGTCGAACTGCTGCGCTACAAGCTGGGCCTGTCGGTGGCTGCGCCCTATACGCTGACCGACATGGCGGACGATGGCCTGCGCTTGATGGATGCGTTGGGCGTGCGCCAGTTTCATGTGCTGGGGGTGAGCATGGGCGGCATGATTGCCCAGCACCTGGCTGCCATGGCGCCCGAGCGCGTGCGCAGCCTGACGCTGGTCATGTCCAGTTCAGGGGCGGCGGGGTTGCCGGCACCGGATCCGGCGCTGGTGCAGTTGCTGGCCCGGCGCAGCGCGCCGAACCGCGAAGTGGCCATCGAGCAGCAGGCTGATCTGCTGGCGGCGCTGGGTAGCCCCGAGGTGCGTGACGACCGTGCGGCCTTGCTGCAGCAAGCGGCCGTGGCCTACGACCGGGCGTTCAACCCTGAAGGGGCCAAGCGCCAGATCATGGCGATACTGGCCGAGCCGAGCAGGGTCGAGTTGCTTAACCAGTTGCGGGTGCCGACCCTGGTAGTGCATGGCACGGCCGACCCGTTGCTGCCGGTGATGCATGGCGTGCACCTGGCGGCGCATATCCGGGGCAGCCAGCTGCGTTTGATACCGGGGTTGGCGCACCGCTTCCAGGAGCCGTTCAAGGCGCCGTTGCTGGGGGCGGTGTTGCCCTACCTGCAGGCACATCGGCAGGATGTCACGCATATCGCAGGGCTCTGA
- the metR gene encoding transcriptional regulator MetR, with translation MLEIRHLKTLHALREADSLVEAAERLHLTQSALSHQFKELEERLGLPLFVRKTKPIRFTSAGLRLLQLADATLPLLRGAERDIARLAGGTAGRLHMAIECHSCFQWLMPTIDQFRDAWPEVELDLASGFAFAPLPALARGDLDLVVTSDPLDLAGITYVPLFTYEAMLAVANQHPLASKPYIVPQDLLDQTLITYPVERDRLDIFTRFLEPADIEPAAVRTSELTVMMMQLVASGRGVCGMPHWALHEYSSRGYVKGKRLGEKGLFATLYAAVRTDMLDAPYMRDFLLTAKDTSFATLDGVSAVR, from the coding sequence GTGCTGGAGATCCGTCACCTGAAAACCCTTCATGCCCTGCGCGAGGCTGACAGCCTCGTGGAGGCTGCCGAGCGCCTGCACCTGACTCAGTCGGCGCTGTCGCACCAGTTCAAGGAGCTGGAAGAACGCCTGGGCCTGCCACTGTTCGTGCGCAAGACCAAGCCGATCCGCTTCACCAGCGCCGGGTTGCGTCTGCTGCAACTGGCCGATGCCACCCTGCCGCTGCTGCGCGGCGCCGAACGTGACATCGCGCGCCTGGCCGGCGGCACCGCCGGTCGTCTGCACATGGCCATCGAATGCCACAGCTGCTTCCAGTGGCTGATGCCGACCATCGACCAGTTCCGTGACGCCTGGCCGGAGGTGGAGCTGGACCTGGCCTCCGGCTTTGCCTTCGCACCACTGCCGGCCCTGGCCCGCGGCGACCTCGACCTGGTGGTGACCTCCGACCCGCTGGACCTGGCGGGCATCACCTACGTGCCTCTGTTCACCTACGAGGCGATGCTGGCGGTGGCCAACCAGCATCCGTTGGCCAGCAAGCCCTACATCGTGCCGCAGGACCTGCTCGACCAGACCCTCATCACCTACCCGGTGGAGCGCGACCGCCTGGACATCTTCACCCGCTTCCTGGAGCCAGCCGACATCGAGCCCGCCGCCGTGCGCACATCGGAGCTGACGGTGATGATGATGCAACTTGTGGCCAGTGGCCGTGGCGTTTGCGGCATGCCGCACTGGGCGCTGCACGAGTACAGTTCGCGCGGGTATGTGAAGGGCAAGCGCCTGGGTGAGAAAGGCCTGTTCGCCACGCTTTATGCCGCCGTGCGCACCGACATGCTCGATGCGCCATATATGCGCGACTTCTTGCTCACGGCCAAGGACACCTCGTTCGCCACCCTTGATGGCGTCAGCGCGGTGCGCTGA
- a CDS encoding NUDIX hydrolase — MPNTIRIAAALLIDPQGRTLLVRKRGTQAFMQPGGKIDAGETPVQALVRELHEELGLHIDPAQAVHLGRFSAPAANEPGFEVQAELFRVDSAAAVLPAAEIEEVVWLAADQAPAMQLAPLTRDLILPLYRQAVSAPR, encoded by the coding sequence ATGCCCAACACCATCCGCATAGCCGCGGCCCTGTTGATCGACCCCCAAGGCCGCACCCTGCTGGTACGCAAGCGCGGCACCCAGGCTTTCATGCAGCCCGGCGGCAAGATCGATGCTGGCGAAACCCCGGTGCAGGCGCTGGTGCGCGAGCTGCATGAGGAACTAGGCCTGCACATCGACCCAGCTCAGGCCGTGCACCTGGGCCGGTTCAGCGCCCCGGCCGCCAACGAGCCGGGCTTCGAGGTACAGGCCGAACTGTTCCGTGTCGACAGCGCCGCAGCCGTGCTGCCGGCCGCGGAGATCGAGGAGGTGGTGTGGCTGGCCGCAGACCAGGCACCCGCCATGCAGCTTGCACCCCTGACCCGCGACCTGATCCTGCCGCTATACCGCCAGGCCGTCAGCGCACCGCGCTGA
- a CDS encoding DEAD/DEAH box helicase: MNLPAKHHPVLELFHPAVRTWFRRHFATVTDAQAQAWPLIHAGQSMLLAAPTGSGKTLSAFLAVLDELFRQGLEHQGELPAQTQVVYVSPLKALSNDIRLNLQAPLEGISQALADQGLNAPRITTAVRSGDTPQKERAAMRKLAPHILVTTPESLYVLMGSASGRKGLASVHTVIVDEIHALAGNKRGAHLALTLERLQALCNRPLRRIGLSATQRPVERVAQFLVGNGRPCAIVDVGHARQRDLAIEVPPVPLGAVMSTDVWGLVYDRLATLAREHRTTLVFVNTRRLAERITRHLSDRLSKEAVAAHHGSLAKELRLDAEQRLKNGQLQVLVATASLELGIDIGDIDLVCQIASPGSIAAFLQRVGRASHQVDGVPKGRLFPTSRDDLIECVALLDCIRRGELDELHIPRAPLDVLAQQIVAEASNQPWHEQALFDCLRQATPYAELDQQHYQALLRMLAEGYNGRQGVRSAYLHRDAVSGTLRGRRGSQLTALTSGGTIPDNADYAVLLEPQALNIGSVNEDFAVESIAGDIFQLGNASYRILRVEPGRVRVEDAHGLPPTIPFWLGEAPGRSDELSAAVARLQAQIDQQLADNNQAEVLAWLQATFELSEDAAGQLLDYLARTREVLGALPSQGTLVMERFFDESGGTQLIIHSPYGSRINRAWGLALRKRFCRTFNFELQAAASEDAIVLSLSSSHSFELDDVWRYLNSRNAESILVQALLDAPLFGVRWRWNASVTMALPRFVGGRKVAPQIQRMKSEDLIAAVFPDQIACLENIVGERQIPDHPLVEQTLDDCLHEAMDSEGWLALLRRMESGTVRLLCRDLPAPSPLAAAILNARPYAFLDDAPLEERRTQAVLNRRWNEVQNGDDLGALDADAIAAVTAEAWPQPGNADEMHEALMGLGVISQDEVQGNAGWELLLRQLAKAGRALRLVDEKLWLARERSSLLQVLYPGSRLEPALQVLPGFDQAIEPDIALVELLRARLSGHGPLTRAQIAVALGKPPQAIEQALAHLETEGYVLRGHFSPGASELQWCERHLLARIHRYTVKRLRREIEPVSLQDFVRFLFDWQHLADDTRLRGPQAVAEVLGQLQGFPSAAGAWEAELLPARIKDYSPHWLDDACRSGQFAWSRLAATVSSNTLSSTPLVLLPREHLGLWRSLAPVPALDSLGARAQRVHEVLNAHGALFFDELAHDAHLLPSELETALQELVGAGLVGADSFTGLRSLITPAAKRTSRNSRRGHPPLSSSMSHAGRWALLRRGAVDDGQRLEHIARALLRRYGVVCWRLLERESDVLPPWRELLRCYHRLEARGEIRGGRFIAGLAGEQFALPEAVGLLRQVRRRELDGTLVVVSASDPLNLVGSLLPGAKVPAVSGNRLLYRDGVPVAMRVAGHYSYLVEAPAQEQESWRQKLLRDTI, translated from the coding sequence ATGAACCTGCCCGCCAAACACCACCCGGTGCTCGAGCTGTTCCACCCCGCCGTGCGCACCTGGTTCCGTCGCCACTTCGCTACGGTGACCGATGCCCAGGCCCAGGCCTGGCCGTTGATCCATGCGGGCCAGTCGATGCTGCTAGCCGCACCGACCGGCTCGGGCAAGACCCTCAGTGCGTTCCTGGCCGTGCTCGACGAACTGTTCCGCCAAGGCCTGGAGCACCAAGGCGAGCTACCAGCGCAAACCCAGGTGGTCTACGTTTCGCCACTCAAGGCGCTGTCCAACGATATCCGCCTGAACCTGCAAGCCCCGCTCGAAGGCATCAGCCAGGCCCTCGCGGACCAGGGCCTGAACGCCCCGCGCATCACCACGGCCGTGCGCAGCGGCGACACCCCGCAGAAGGAGCGTGCCGCCATGCGCAAGCTGGCGCCGCACATCCTGGTGACCACCCCCGAATCGCTCTACGTGCTGATGGGCTCGGCTTCTGGCCGTAAAGGCCTGGCCAGCGTGCACACGGTAATCGTCGACGAAATCCATGCCCTGGCAGGCAACAAGCGCGGCGCCCACCTGGCACTCACCCTGGAGCGCCTGCAGGCCCTGTGCAACCGGCCGTTGCGGCGCATCGGCCTGTCGGCCACGCAACGCCCGGTCGAGCGGGTGGCGCAATTTCTGGTCGGCAACGGCCGCCCCTGCGCAATCGTCGATGTCGGCCATGCTCGGCAGCGCGACCTGGCCATCGAGGTGCCGCCAGTGCCGCTGGGTGCAGTGATGTCCACCGATGTCTGGGGCCTGGTCTATGACCGCCTGGCCACCCTGGCGCGCGAACACCGCACCACCCTGGTGTTCGTCAACACCCGGCGCCTGGCCGAGCGCATCACCCGCCACCTCAGCGACCGGCTGAGCAAGGAGGCGGTTGCCGCGCACCACGGCAGCCTGGCCAAGGAACTACGCCTGGATGCCGAACAACGCCTGAAGAATGGCCAGTTGCAGGTGCTGGTGGCCACTGCATCGCTGGAGCTGGGCATCGATATCGGTGACATCGATCTGGTCTGCCAGATCGCCTCACCAGGTTCGATAGCGGCCTTTCTGCAGCGGGTCGGCCGCGCCAGCCACCAGGTCGATGGCGTGCCAAAGGGCCGCTTGTTCCCGACCTCGCGCGATGACCTGATCGAATGCGTGGCCCTGCTCGACTGCATACGCCGGGGCGAGCTGGACGAGCTGCACATTCCCCGGGCGCCGCTGGACGTGCTGGCCCAGCAGATCGTCGCCGAAGCCAGCAACCAGCCCTGGCACGAACAAGCCCTGTTCGACTGCCTGCGCCAGGCCACGCCCTATGCCGAACTCGACCAGCAACATTACCAGGCCCTGCTGCGCATGCTCGCCGAGGGCTACAACGGCCGCCAGGGCGTGCGCAGTGCCTATCTGCACCGCGATGCGGTGAGCGGCACCCTGCGTGGCCGCCGTGGCAGCCAGCTGACCGCCCTGACCAGCGGCGGCACAATCCCCGACAACGCCGACTACGCCGTGCTGCTCGAACCGCAGGCGCTGAACATCGGCAGCGTCAACGAAGACTTCGCCGTGGAAAGCATCGCCGGCGACATCTTCCAGCTTGGCAATGCCTCCTATCGAATCCTGCGGGTCGAGCCGGGCCGGGTGCGGGTGGAGGATGCCCATGGCCTGCCACCGACCATTCCATTCTGGCTGGGCGAGGCGCCGGGGCGCAGCGACGAGCTGTCCGCCGCGGTGGCCCGGCTGCAGGCGCAGATCGACCAACAGCTGGCTGACAACAACCAGGCCGAGGTGCTGGCATGGTTGCAGGCCACCTTCGAACTGAGTGAAGACGCCGCCGGCCAGTTGCTCGACTACCTGGCCCGCACCCGCGAAGTGCTTGGTGCCCTGCCCTCGCAGGGCACGCTGGTGATGGAGCGCTTCTTCGATGAGTCCGGCGGTACCCAGTTGATCATCCATTCGCCCTACGGCAGCCGCATCAACCGCGCCTGGGGCCTGGCCCTGCGCAAGCGTTTCTGCCGCACCTTCAACTTCGAGTTGCAGGCGGCGGCCAGCGAGGACGCCATCGTGCTGTCGCTGTCCTCCAGCCACAGCTTCGAACTGGACGACGTGTGGCGTTACCTGAATAGCCGCAACGCCGAGTCGATCCTTGTCCAGGCACTGCTCGATGCGCCGCTGTTCGGCGTGCGCTGGCGCTGGAACGCCAGCGTGACCATGGCCTTGCCGCGCTTTGTCGGCGGTCGCAAGGTGGCGCCACAGATCCAGCGGATGAAGAGTGAAGACCTGATTGCCGCCGTGTTCCCCGACCAGATCGCCTGCCTGGAGAACATCGTCGGCGAGCGGCAGATTCCCGATCATCCGCTGGTCGAGCAAACCCTCGACGACTGCTTGCACGAGGCGATGGATAGCGAAGGCTGGCTAGCACTTTTGCGGCGCATGGAAAGCGGCACGGTACGCCTGCTGTGCCGCGATCTGCCCGCCCCTTCGCCGTTGGCGGCGGCCATCCTCAATGCACGGCCATATGCCTTCCTGGATGACGCGCCACTGGAAGAGCGTCGCACACAGGCAGTGCTCAACCGGCGCTGGAACGAGGTGCAGAACGGCGACGACCTGGGCGCGCTGGACGCCGATGCGATTGCCGCCGTGACGGCAGAGGCCTGGCCGCAACCGGGCAACGCCGACGAAATGCATGAAGCGTTGATGGGCCTGGGTGTCATCAGCCAGGACGAAGTGCAGGGCAATGCCGGCTGGGAGCTGCTGCTCAGACAATTGGCCAAGGCTGGCCGGGCCTTGCGCCTGGTGGATGAAAAACTGTGGCTGGCACGCGAGCGGTCGAGTCTGCTGCAGGTGCTGTATCCCGGCTCCCGGCTGGAACCTGCGTTGCAGGTACTGCCAGGCTTCGATCAGGCCATCGAGCCGGACATTGCGCTGGTCGAACTGTTGCGAGCCCGCCTGAGCGGCCATGGCCCGCTGACCCGCGCGCAGATTGCGGTAGCACTTGGCAAACCGCCGCAAGCCATCGAACAGGCCCTGGCCCACCTGGAGACCGAAGGCTATGTGCTGCGTGGGCATTTCAGCCCCGGCGCAAGCGAACTGCAATGGTGCGAACGCCATCTGCTTGCGCGCATCCACCGCTACACGGTCAAACGCCTGCGCCGGGAGATCGAGCCGGTCAGCCTGCAGGACTTCGTGCGCTTTCTGTTCGACTGGCAGCACCTGGCTGACGACACGCGCCTGCGCGGCCCGCAAGCCGTGGCCGAGGTACTTGGCCAGTTGCAAGGGTTCCCGAGTGCAGCCGGAGCCTGGGAGGCCGAACTGCTGCCGGCACGTATCAAGGACTACAGCCCGCACTGGCTCGACGATGCCTGCCGTAGCGGGCAGTTTGCCTGGAGCCGGCTGGCGGCGACCGTGTCGAGCAACACCTTGTCGAGCACACCGCTGGTGCTGCTGCCGCGCGAGCATCTTGGGTTGTGGCGCAGCCTTGCCCCCGTACCCGCTCTGGATAGCCTCGGCGCACGGGCGCAACGCGTCCACGAGGTGCTGAACGCACATGGCGCGCTGTTCTTCGACGAGCTGGCACACGACGCCCACCTGCTGCCCAGCGAACTGGAGACGGCCTTGCAAGAGCTGGTAGGAGCAGGCCTGGTGGGGGCCGACAGCTTCACCGGCCTGCGCAGCCTGATCACCCCGGCGGCGAAACGCACATCGCGCAACAGCCGACGCGGCCACCCACCGCTGTCCAGCAGCATGTCCCATGCCGGGCGCTGGGCGTTGCTGCGCAGGGGTGCTGTAGACGACGGCCAGCGCCTGGAGCACATCGCCCGGGCCCTGCTTCGGCGCTATGGCGTGGTGTGCTGGCGCCTGCTGGAGCGCGAAAGCGATGTGCTGCCGCCCTGGCGCGAACTGCTGCGCTGCTATCACCGGCTGGAAGCGCGTGGCGAGATTCGTGGCGGGCGCTTCATTGCCGGGCTGGCCGGCGAACAGTTCGCCTTGCCTGAGGCGGTGGGGCTGCTGCGGCAGGTGCGGCGGCGTGAATTGGACGGGACTCTGGTGGTGGTGAGTGCCAGTGACCCGCTGAACCTGGTCGGGTCGTTGCTGCCGGGGGCGAAAGTGCCGGCGGTGAGTGGCAACCGCCTGCTGTACCGCGACGGGGTGCCAGTGGCGATGCGGGTGGCAGGGCACTATTCGTACCTGGTCGAAGCGCCGGCACAAGAGCAGGAAAGCTGGCGGCAGAAGCTGCTGCGCGACACTATCTGA